A region from the Macaca mulatta isolate MMU2019108-1 chromosome 13, T2T-MMU8v2.0, whole genome shotgun sequence genome encodes:
- the TP53I3 gene encoding quinone oxidoreductase PIG3 isoform X2 → MLAVHFDKPGGPENLYVKEVAKPSPGEGEVLLKVAASALNRADLIQREGQYDPPPGASNILGLEASGHVAELGPGCHGHWKIGDAAMALLPGGGQAQYVTVPESLLMPIPEGLTLLQAAAIPEAWLTAFQLLHLVGNVQAGDYVLIHAGLSGVGTAAIQLTRMAGAIPLVTAGSQQKLQMAEKLGAAAGFNYKEEDFSEATLKFTKGAGVNLILDCIGGSYWEKNVNCLALDGRWVLYGLMGGADINGPLLSKLLHKRGSLITSLLRSRDNKICGFRESKKAEEDEEGGVRLSPQADALLSLVLVQANASECFHGANSASLLHGGPPTSTAGSGQNLPSDRNPGGP, encoded by the exons ATGTTAGCCGTGCACTTTGACAAGCCGGGAGGACCGGAAAACCTCTACGTGAAGGAGGTGGCCAAGCCAAGCCCTGGGGAGGGTGAAGTCCTCCTGAAGGTGGCGGCCAGCGCCCTGAACCGGGCGGACTTAATCCAG AGAGAAGGCCAGTATGACCCACCTCCAGGAGCCAGCAACATTTTGGGACTTGAAGCATCTGGAcatgtggcagagctggggcctGGCTGCCACGGACACTGGAAGATCGGGGACGCAGCCATGGCTCTGCTCCCCGGTGGGGGCCAGGCTCAGTATGTCACTGTCCCCGAAAGCCTCCTCATGCCTATCCCAGAGGGATTGACCCTGCTCCAGGCTGCGGCCATCCCGGAGGCCTGGCTCACCGCATTCCAGCTGTTACATCTTGTGG GAAACGTTCAGGCTGGAGACTATGTGCTAATCCATGCAGGACTGAGTGGTGTGGGCACAGCTGCTATCCAACTCACCCGGATGGCTGGAGCTATTCCTCTGGTCACAGCTGGCTCCCAGCAGAAGCTTCAAATGGCAGAAAAGCTTGGAGCAGCTGCTGGATTCAATTACAAAGAAGAGGATTTCTCTGAAGCAACACTGAAATTCACCAAAG GTGCTGGAGTTAATCTTATTCTAGACTGCATAGGCGGATCCTACTGGGAGAAGAACGTCAACTGCCTGGCTCTTGATGGTCGCTGGGTTCTCTATGGTCTGATGGGAGGAGCTGACATCAATGGGCCCCTGCTTTCAAAGCTACTTCATAAGCGAGGAAGTCTGATCACCAGTTTGCTGAGATCTAGGGACAATAAG ATATGTGGTTTCAGAGAGAGCAAGAAGgctgaggaggatgaggagggcgGGGTGAGGCTCTCTCCCCAGGCTGATGCTCTCCTTTCCCTTGTCTTAGTACAAGCAAATGCTAGTGAATGCTTTCACGGAGCAAATTCTGCCTCACTTCTCCACGGAGGGCCCCCAACGTCTACTGCCGGTTCTGGACAGAATCTACCCAGTGACCGAAATCCAGGAGGCCCATAA
- the TP53I3 gene encoding quinone oxidoreductase PIG3, translated as MLAVHFDKPGGPENLYVKEVAKPSPGEGEVLLKVAASALNRADLIQREGQYDPPPGASNILGLEASGHVAELGPGCHGHWKIGDAAMALLPGGGQAQYVTVPESLLMPIPEGLTLLQAAAIPEAWLTAFQLLHLVGNVQAGDYVLIHAGLSGVGTAAIQLTRMAGAIPLVTAGSQQKLQMAEKLGAAAGFNYKEEDFSEATLKFTKGAGVNLILDCIGGSYWEKNVNCLALDGRWVLYGLMGGADINGPLLSKLLHKRGSLITSLLRSRDNKYKQMLVNAFTEQILPHFSTEGPQRLLPVLDRIYPVTEIQEAHKYMETNKNLGKIVLELPQ; from the exons ATGTTAGCCGTGCACTTTGACAAGCCGGGAGGACCGGAAAACCTCTACGTGAAGGAGGTGGCCAAGCCAAGCCCTGGGGAGGGTGAAGTCCTCCTGAAGGTGGCGGCCAGCGCCCTGAACCGGGCGGACTTAATCCAG AGAGAAGGCCAGTATGACCCACCTCCAGGAGCCAGCAACATTTTGGGACTTGAAGCATCTGGAcatgtggcagagctggggcctGGCTGCCACGGACACTGGAAGATCGGGGACGCAGCCATGGCTCTGCTCCCCGGTGGGGGCCAGGCTCAGTATGTCACTGTCCCCGAAAGCCTCCTCATGCCTATCCCAGAGGGATTGACCCTGCTCCAGGCTGCGGCCATCCCGGAGGCCTGGCTCACCGCATTCCAGCTGTTACATCTTGTGG GAAACGTTCAGGCTGGAGACTATGTGCTAATCCATGCAGGACTGAGTGGTGTGGGCACAGCTGCTATCCAACTCACCCGGATGGCTGGAGCTATTCCTCTGGTCACAGCTGGCTCCCAGCAGAAGCTTCAAATGGCAGAAAAGCTTGGAGCAGCTGCTGGATTCAATTACAAAGAAGAGGATTTCTCTGAAGCAACACTGAAATTCACCAAAG GTGCTGGAGTTAATCTTATTCTAGACTGCATAGGCGGATCCTACTGGGAGAAGAACGTCAACTGCCTGGCTCTTGATGGTCGCTGGGTTCTCTATGGTCTGATGGGAGGAGCTGACATCAATGGGCCCCTGCTTTCAAAGCTACTTCATAAGCGAGGAAGTCTGATCACCAGTTTGCTGAGATCTAGGGACAATAAG TACAAGCAAATGCTAGTGAATGCTTTCACGGAGCAAATTCTGCCTCACTTCTCCACGGAGGGCCCCCAACGTCTACTGCCGGTTCTGGACAGAATCTACCCAGTGACCGAAATCCAGGAGGCCCATAAGTACATGGAGACCAACAAAAACCTAGGCAAGATCGTCCTGGAACTGCCCCAGTGA
- the SF3B6 gene encoding splicing factor 3B subunit 6 codes for MAMQAAKRANIRLPPEVNRILYIRNLPYKITAEEMYDIFGKYGPIRQIRVGNTPETRGTAYVVYEDIFDAKNACDHLSGFNVCNRYLVVLYYNANRAFQKMDTKKKEEQLKLLKEKYGINTDPPK; via the exons ATGGCGATGCAAGCGGCCAAGAGGGCGAAC ATTCGACTTCCACCTGAAGTAAATCGGATATTGTATATAAGAAATTTGCCATACAAAATCACAGCTGAAGAAATGTATGATATATTTGGGAAATACGGACCTATTCGTCAAATCAGAGT GGGGAACACACCTGAAACTAGAGGAACAGCTTATGTGGTCTATGAGGACATCTTTGATGCCAAGAATGCATGTGATCACCTATCGGGATTCAATGTTTGTAACAGATACCTTGTGGTTTTGTACTATAATGCCAACAGG GCATTTCAGAAGATGGAcacaaagaaaaaggaggaacaGTTGAAGCTTCTCAAGGAGAAATATGGCATCAACACAGATCcaccaaaataa